In one window of Bos javanicus breed banteng chromosome 24, ARS-OSU_banteng_1.0, whole genome shotgun sequence DNA:
- the ANKRD29 gene encoding ankyrin repeat domain-containing protein 29 isoform X5, translating into MKETPLANAAFWAARRGNLTLLRLLLNSGRVDVDCRDSHGTTLLMVASYAGHIDCVKELVLQGADINLQRESGTTALFFAAQQGHNNVVRFLFEFGASTEFRTKDGGTALLAASQYGHMQVVETLLKHGANIHDQLYDGATALFLAAQGGYLDVIRLLLSSGAKVNQPRQDGTAPLWIASQMGHSEVVRVMLLRGAERDAARHDGTTALLKAANKGYNDVIKELLKFSPTLGILKNGTSALHAAVLSGNIKTVALLLEAGADPALRNKANELPAELTKNEHILRLLRSKEGHRKS; encoded by the exons AAGGAAaccccgcttgccaatgcagcatTCTGGGCGGCGAGGAGAGGCAACCTGACTCTGCTCCGCCTGCTACTGAACAGCGGCCGCGTGGACGTGGACTGTAGGGACAGT CACGGCACCACGCTCCTCATGGTCGCCTCCTACGCTGGCCATATAGACTGTGTGAAGGAGCTTGTCCTGCAGGGAGCGGACATCAATCTCCAGAGAGAG tcAGGTACAACCGCCCTTTTCTTTGCTGCCCAACAAGGACATAATAACGTCGTGAGATTTCTCTTTGAATTTGGAGCATCCACTGAGTTTAGGACCAAA GATGGAGGCACCGCCCTGCTGGCCGCCAGTCAGTACGGGCACATGCAGGTGGTGGAGACCTTGCTGAAGCACGGAGCCAACATCCACGACCAGCTCTAT GATGGAGCCACTGCACTCTTCCTAGCAGCCCAAGGGGGTTACTTGGATGTGATTCGATTATTGTTATCTTCAGGCGCAAAGGTCAACCAGCCGAGGCAG GACGGGACAGCACCGCTGTGGATCGCCTCGCAGATGGGCCACAGCGAGGTGGTGCGGGTGATGTTGCTGCGCGGGGCCGAGCGCGATGCCGCCCGCCAC GATGGtacaacagctttattgaaagcAGCCAACAAAGGGTATAATGATGTTATAAAGGAGCTGCTGAAATTCTCACCCACCCTCGGTATTTTGAAG AATGGGACCTCGGCGCTCCACGCGGCGGTGCTCAGTGGGAATATTAAAACAGTTGCCCTGCTCCTGGAAGCAGGGGCGGACCCAGCCCTGAGAAACAAG gcCAATGAACTTCCAGCAGAACTAACCAAAAATGAACATATACTGCGTCTCCTCCGAAGTAAAGAAGGACACAGGAAGAGCTAA
- the ANKRD29 gene encoding ankyrin repeat domain-containing protein 29 isoform X4, which yields MLKETPLANAAFWAARRGNLTLLRLLLNSGRVDVDCRDSHGTTLLMVASYAGHIDCVKELVLQGADINLQRESGTTALFFAAQQGHNNVVRFLFEFGASTEFRTKDGGTALLAASQYGHMQVVETLLKHGANIHDQLYDGATALFLAAQGGYLDVIRLLLSSGAKVNQPRQDGTAPLWIASQMGHSEVVRVMLLRGAERDAARHDGTTALLKAANKGYNDVIKELLKFSPTLGILKNGTSALHAAVLSGNIKTVALLLEAGADPALRNKANELPAELTKNEHILRLLRSKEGHRKS from the exons ATGCTG AAGGAAaccccgcttgccaatgcagcatTCTGGGCGGCGAGGAGAGGCAACCTGACTCTGCTCCGCCTGCTACTGAACAGCGGCCGCGTGGACGTGGACTGTAGGGACAGT CACGGCACCACGCTCCTCATGGTCGCCTCCTACGCTGGCCATATAGACTGTGTGAAGGAGCTTGTCCTGCAGGGAGCGGACATCAATCTCCAGAGAGAG tcAGGTACAACCGCCCTTTTCTTTGCTGCCCAACAAGGACATAATAACGTCGTGAGATTTCTCTTTGAATTTGGAGCATCCACTGAGTTTAGGACCAAA GATGGAGGCACCGCCCTGCTGGCCGCCAGTCAGTACGGGCACATGCAGGTGGTGGAGACCTTGCTGAAGCACGGAGCCAACATCCACGACCAGCTCTAT GATGGAGCCACTGCACTCTTCCTAGCAGCCCAAGGGGGTTACTTGGATGTGATTCGATTATTGTTATCTTCAGGCGCAAAGGTCAACCAGCCGAGGCAG GACGGGACAGCACCGCTGTGGATCGCCTCGCAGATGGGCCACAGCGAGGTGGTGCGGGTGATGTTGCTGCGCGGGGCCGAGCGCGATGCCGCCCGCCAC GATGGtacaacagctttattgaaagcAGCCAACAAAGGGTATAATGATGTTATAAAGGAGCTGCTGAAATTCTCACCCACCCTCGGTATTTTGAAG AATGGGACCTCGGCGCTCCACGCGGCGGTGCTCAGTGGGAATATTAAAACAGTTGCCCTGCTCCTGGAAGCAGGGGCGGACCCAGCCCTGAGAAACAAG gcCAATGAACTTCCAGCAGAACTAACCAAAAATGAACATATACTGCGTCTCCTCCGAAGTAAAGAAGGACACAGGAAGAGCTAA